The nucleotide sequence TCAAATCTaatagaagaagaaaagcCGACGAAGACGATATTGAAAGAATGCAAgatgataaaattgaacattTAAAAGAGCAAATGATTAATGCTGCAAACTTGGATGTGGAAAAGAATTCACAAGGACAAATTGCTActgaaaagttgaaattgttggaagATGTATTGAACATCTTGTCAAGAGCTGATTTAGCAGAATCAATCTTGGATAACAATTTGTTGGAAGCAGTACGGTTATGGTTGGAGCCATTGCCTGATGCCAGTATGCCGgcttatcaaattcaaaaagaacTAATAAATTCCTTGGAAACATTACCCATCAAAACGGACCATTTAGTAGCTTCAGGAATAGGAAAAGTCCTAGTATTTTACcaaagatcaaaaagaaCAGAGCCACTGTTAAAAAAGGTTGTTGATAGATTAATTGGTGATTGGACAAGACCAATTTTAAATAAATCCGACTCTTACAAGGACAGATCCATACAATTTGGTGAATACAACAAAGCAAGGTATTCTAATAAATTGTCCAGTGGTAATAAACAAACAGCACCAAAGACCTTATACGAGCAAAATGCcgagagaagaaaaagagcTGCTATTCCAACAGCTAGAACTGCTGCGTACAAAATTGCACCCAAGGTTGATCCTAACTTGTTAATGAGACAAGCAGGTAGAGGACACGATGAAAGGTTTAGAAAgttgaatcaaaaattaACAACAATGGGCACCAAGAGAAAAGCGACAAAGAAAGGCGGTCCGTCAATTGAAGGTAGAGATTTAAGCATCTAAGTAGTTTAATACATTATTCTTTCGTAACTTTATATATTAACCAGTACTTAATCCTGCTATTGTACAAACACCACTCCTACGATCTTGgcttttccttcttttctttccaCAAGGCTAACAAAGAGACACCTGAAACTTTAACGACCTTGAATCTAACACCTGGAATATCACCCTTTGCCTTACCTCTTCTACCGAAACCAGCCAATAAGACTTcgtcattttcatcaacaaagttCAAACAACCATCATTAGGAACGAAAGCGGTAACTCTTTTACCGTTCTTGATTAATTGGACTCTGACACATTTTCTAATAGCGGAGTTTGGTTGTTTAGATTCAACAccaatcttttccaatacAATTCCCTTGGCGTGAGATGAACCTCCGAATGGggatgatttgaaagcgGTTCCCAACAATCTAGCCTTATAAGCTTGATCGGCCCATCTGTTGTTTCTTCTGTGAACTCTTAATTTTCTAGCTGAGTTAAGTCCTCTTGGCTTACCTTTTCCCATGATTGATTTAGCTGTGTGGTTTGTAGGAGTAAGTGGTTGGGAGGAGATTAAgcttgaaaaaaaaaaattgtttttgatagAGGAGTACTCAGAGGGGGGTAGTGTATGTGCGCACAAAAATACATAGATAGGGCTTCAGCCCTTGGATTACAAAAGTAACGTGTGtgaatcaaatcaattattTATCTTACTTTCTTCCACTTTAACTTCCTCTTGAGCCGCATCTCCATTCGAATCTGAACTTTGAGACAGTATATCGGCATCTTCAGGGGCACTCGAATTCATTTTCTGCCGTTTGCTGTTGCTATGACGCAATGGACACGCACTATCATCACCATCCTTCAGTAATACTCTCTGTCTTCTGActctttttgaaacttcatcttcgtcGCTGCTACTTTTTTCATctacaacttcaacatttgaCAATTCACTCTCATAGTCAACTTCTCCATCTTGACTCTGATTAAATCGCAATGCTGAGTGGTACTTGTTTATCAGGCCCAGTAAATTGGTCAAAGCTTCCTGCTTTTCGATAGCCTTTGATTTATACTCCTCTTCTCCCTTTCGAAGAATATCACGTAAACCATCACCGCCCAATGGTTCATTAGCGGGTCTTTTTCGGCGGTAAAAAAGTAAATAGGCAGCACTAGATACAAGCTCCTCTGGGTTGTTAATCTCAGTGACTCTACTATCATTGAAATAGTACCATTTATCATCCTTGAAATTCTTTACCGATGCAGTATAGTGACCACCGCCCAATCCTCCATAATGATTATCAACTGCAATCAAATCGTAAATACAATCCTTTTCCTGTAGAGTCGGATTAGCCACATATGGCGCAATATCTAATCcttcaattggaaaatcaacaacaatatcaattttgtcaCTAAATGCACGAGCGCTGtgaaatcttttcaaatgaattgTTAAGATATCCCCAGTCGACCAGATTTGAATCGATTTTGTAGCTCGCTTATGGTCATTACAGCTAGGACAGTACCATAAATCATGCTCACCAAGCACTTCTGGAGTGCTAAAACTCTTCAAGCAATCGGCCAATGTAACCTTGCTTTTCCGTTGACGTTCAAACCTCGCCTTATTTTCAGCCAATTGTTGGTTCTTAAGTTCCGGTATGGATTCCCAACTGGTTAATGAGGAATCGCCAAATAATTTTAAATAAACCTCCTTATCCCAATCACATAATAACACTGAATTTCTACTCACCAACGTGGTATGGACCTCTTCGTCAAAGTTTGTCTCCAAGGGGGAATTGATATTCGAAGGCTTTGTAGAATCAGGACACACACTTGAAGCTTGCGGTGGCATAAATGAGCCTGAACCAAGCATTCCTTCACTTTCAGTATCCGACAATATTAGCTGAgaatattgttgattacGTGGTGGTAAAGTTGGTCGTAAATCTTGCTCGAGTGTGTTGCTGGCATCCAGTTCCAGCTTACCTCCACTCTGTATCTGCTCGTCAATTGATACTACTGCGTCGTTGGAATCACTCCATTCATCCCTTCCCAATGGTATGACCTGCGGTGTATTTGAACGCAGAACTAAGTAGTCGTCTACTGCGTGcttctcatcatcatcttcttcttcttctaccAAATTTCCATCTTCTATTAGGACCTCATCCATTGGCTTATCATTACACTGCTGCGAGTGATAGTACtgtcttttcaattgaggCAATTCGCCTGACAATAGCTTATAGCTACTAATTGCTGGTTTGTGCAAAGGTACATGAATCGTTGTCGCTGATGCATAActattggaattgaaactgaaacGAGACTTTTGGCTGCTTGGTATCTCACTATCGTAAATGTACTTTATCTTAAATCCAAAATCGGCATCAACGTATGGGTTGGCCAAGGACACATCACTATCGTATTCATTTTCTGCCTTCCCATCATCCTCGGCAATCAATGTAAAATCCAGCTTGTTATAAAACTTCTTTTCGGTGTAATTCTCATTGCTTTGCTTAATCTTTTCATATTCGCCAACAACATCCACATATGTCAAAATAGAAGCAGCCTCCAATAATTTTTGCCTAATACAACCAAAACTGTTGAGTTGATCTTTTGTAAGAGTGATAAACAATGGGACCCCAAAGTAATTCTCCATTCGGTACAGAGtatcttcattttccacCACATTAAACACGGGTATAATGACGTCAATTTCTGAATCATGGGGGATAATATAAACAACcacatcatcaccatccTTGATAATCTCAGTTATTGGCAAAAACTTGTTCTTGATTCGATTCTTTTGGAAGTCAGCATATATACCGTGTTGGAACACTTCGTACAAGAATAGATCACCCGTGGCAACACTGAggaaatttgacaaataattaaccaaatcatcataatTGGAGGTCGTTTTCAACTCCACTTCAAGTTTCATAATCCTATTTGGAAGTTTCCCAGAAAAGTCAACAATGGTAAATGTGTGATACCACTTTTTATTGATTGGCAACGGTAATGTTAAATCGTTAAATGGATCAAATGTTATCGATGTCTTGCCACAATCAGGACATACCAATATCGACTCATACAAACCAGTGAATAAGTCGGTTATTACTGAATCATTTCTCTGCTTGTGCTGATTCCAACATGTTTCCGATAACCTAGCTATGGCTTCTTTATCATCGACTTCGTCATCCTTCAACTCTGGTTTCTCACAATACGGTTTCTTTTGAATACGATTCAAGTCCTCGTGTAACGCATCTAACAACCAACTCAACAACTCTTGCGAGTCTTGTTGTAGATATCCTGAAAACATGGAGCTGTATCTACCTATCGTGTATTTAAAATCACGCGGCGACATGCTCGACGAAGTCTTTGCCGGGTCAAAAGCTTGCTTCAACAAGGATCCAAAAGCATTAGCAACATCTCCATTATATCCAAGCGGATTATCCACgttcaattctttttgataaatattGTGGAAGAAGTATTGGTTAATTTCGGGCACATGAAGCAAACATTGTAACGCTGAGTTCATATAGCAAGTGTTTCCAAGGTTAGATAGTCCCATGTGACCACCTGCTTTCTCCTTATTGTCTTCTGTATTGACATGTGACTGAACAAATGCATCAATCGGGAATTGGAGATTGCTTTTTTCCTTGTACTCGATAACCAAGTGGTAAAACCCACCATTCACACCTTCTGACATCAATGTGCGATTGAAAATCGTTGGGGGTACCACATTCTTGCTAGATATTTTATAGGCAAAGTTTGTTGCTGTTATCAAAAAAGGCAATTCATCTTGCTTGGGATCGGTGACAAACCATAATctaaaatcatcaatcgATCTTCTTGGTGCCTTCAAAATGTGGTCTTTGATTAACTCAAGTAAGTACAAAAATGTCTTGCCTCTTGAAACTGAAAGAAAAGCTGGTCGTTCATTTTCCACATCATGATGGTTACTGTGTCTTGAATATCCATTTCTAAAGTAGGTTGGTTGATGCGTTTTTTTGCCAATGTAATGAACAAAACATTCAAGCGGccatctttcaatttccacAACGCCTGTTACGGGATTTATAATGAATGATCTTTCGACGGGTTGGCCTAATACACCAAACCAATGTGAAAAGTGCTGAAAAATGTTTTGTGATACGCCAAGTGTTGGTACTGGCTCATTTTCTGCTGAGAAAAGGTACCCTGAGTTGTCAAGTATAGTGTGAAAATCAATAGGACCAATCTTGTTTCgcaaatcatcaattgaagttgctgatgtgttgaaaaatgaatcaatgaACGGTTTTGGAATTACATAACAATCGTCACCTTCTTGCCACTCTTGATCTGCCAATAGGGTTTTAATCAACTGGCGCCTGCTTTCTAAGtctttttgcaattccTCACCGTTGTCTGCATTGGTTTCCCCATTTGACACCACATTGACATCAACTGGAGATTCTAATGGTGTAGATTTAATGGAACTAGTTGACGATGACAAagattcttcttccttttcctGTATGGTGTTGTAACTTGTAATCTCTTGATGTTCCTCATCAGGCATCCTGTGTGTGGAGGATATAGATTTTACGGTTGATCTGCAATGAATATGTATGTTTGTGGTAATTACCAATTTTCTCTTGTATCAAGGATCGATTTCCCTTGTTTGTGATATGGAATCAGCAGGCGTATACAATTCAATTGCTAATATACCAAACGGGGGTATGATAGATGTCGTATACCGCTAATTGTGTGCAATCTAAATCTAGTGTTGCAAATGTAATTTGGGAAACGTTGAAGGAAAAGTAAAAATTGGTTGTGAAGATTTTAGTTGCGCGTCTACAGAAAGTAAATAACAATTTTTGCCACAATTTGAACGAGTGTCGCGACACTAGGAGCGACATATATCTATTCTATTAGATGCCtatgatttcaaattagcTCTTTGTCTGGATATATCAAGGGCTCGCCTAAGTGTATCCAAAGTGACATCACCATTACTAACCAAGCTGATCTTGTTTATCGTTTGTGAATTGTTGACGATAGATATTCTCGACAATATAGTTGATTCTTCCGCCTCACCTTCTAAGTCAGTTAATAAAATGggctcatcatcattgtcTACAATcatatcatcatcgttaTGTTGCTCTGTGTCCCCCCTTTGGTCTAGTTTTATCACACCAAAATTACTTGAAATGGTGCCTGTATTCACATTCAATTGTAACTTGTATTGTGATTCTTGTCTCAAATCCAAGTTCAACACTCCTTTATTCGTATCCACCAATCCTCttgcatttgattttctaGATCTAATGGAAATCTTTGTACTTATTGAATCATTAACAAAACACCTTGGTAATTTCATATCTTGCAATGCTTTCAAAATAGAAGCAAAgcataaatcaaaaattgaatttgttgagaCCTCTCTCAGGTATACTTTCGTATTTGctaacaaaacaaattgaaatggtTTGTTATGCAtacttgataaattgacATATTGCCATTGCGATTCGTTTAAATCAGGATACAATATCACTTCCTCACCAGTCTCTTCATCTTTTATCTTGATACCaatattgtcaatattCAAACTCTCTTGTGGAATGATTTTACAATGCCTAAAGGTTTCAAACAAATCTTGACTTATAAtcatttcttcatcagtgGGAGCACCAGATCTACCACGAAGTATTTCAACTTGAGGATAGACGGTGGCAAAGTGTTGATTGCGTTGTTTGTGCTTATTGCCTAAATCTTCGACAATGCCTAAACTGATTGTCGTGATTACTGTGGTGGATCCACTTTTCACAATGGACGATGCAAAGATGTTGtgttctttttgttgtagttgAAAACTATTGCCAAAATCAACTGCTTTAAACTCGGTGAAATTACGTAAATTAGGTCTAATTCCAATGGATAGATGACGTTGTAGAGATACATCTGGTGCCACTCTTGCCAATACATCTGGTGTGAAAGAAACTTGCTTTAATTCAGCCATTGCTGTCGGTTTGTAGAGAATGGATGGTTGAAATGTAAAATTATTTCTGATGAGGTTGACATGGTAGTGCAAAGAACAATGTCGTCAAATTAATGTCGGTTTTTCTTAAAAGATGCGACACAGAAAGAAGTTTATTTAATTCACCTCAAACAGTGAGGCGTATTCGATTGTAGAGCTAATCAGgtatgtttttgttttgttcgGGTATTTCGCAAACTGTAGGAGAAATTCTGAGAAGATTGAAGATGGgtcttttttgttttataGATTTTGCAGAATTTTACTGCAAAAATCAATCTCGTATGATCTCTGACACTGGTTTACTGCAAATCATTAAACCTATTTGTGACACTGAATAACATGAAATCAGTGCTACGTTAAGTAGTCACTAGTCACGCTACCAACTGTGTGTAGACTTCGAACTTTCAGCAGATTTTGCTGAaggaaaaataaaaaatgaCACTACGACCGAAAAATGCACAGCCGTTCAAACGGGGTAAAAACTTGGAGTTAAGAGCTTAATACGCCAAAATTAGAATAAGAAGGACCGTTGGTGACAATCCCATCAATAAGTTTTTTGATATAGAAAGCATGTGACCATTTTTTCACATGCAATACATTTCCCCCACGTTATTCGAAGTGGTCCAATaaatatttcttttgttttcctTTGTTCAGATTGAGGTCCTGTGACTCATTGGTGTCACAAAAACCCGAGGATTCTACCGTCATCCCGGTTAAGGATTAAAGgaatcaaattcttcttgGAAGCAGTTATGAATCGGATTCCGCCGAGAAACAAGTAGGGTCATAAAAGGCTGTTTTCTGTACATAGCTACTTTAGGAACACTTGAAATAACGAGAACGATCGTGTGTGATGCTGTGTGATCAGCTTCAGTGGGGGCTAACATAGTCTACCAAAACGATTCAGATCTGGTAAATTTTTCCCTTTTGGggtaaaataaaaaataatcTTCCGGTAATCATAAGATACAGAATTAGAATAAATTAACCATTAGACAAAATCTAGAAAGTTAATGCATATCATGCATCAGGGATGTAAGGATCTTTTACTATCGACATTTTGTACACCTGGAACTTTGCTCATGTGGGGGAGAAGGGAATTTTGATTCCTTTAGTCCCTAACACTATTGAAGAATGCACGTGACTGATTTTAAATTAACAAACTCTGATTGGCTTTAGattacaaacaacaaaaattaaaaaataaacatcGTattattacacaaaaaggAACAGAAAcataacaaaaaagaaaaacattGCATGTATAGATTGGGTTAGTACACACACAACTTGACAGAGAGAGGGACACAACCACGAGGTGCACTGTTTCTAGCTTGAATGCTAGTCAATCAACAGCAGTAAGAGGGTGAAAAGTATCCAATTGGATGGAACTGTGCTGCCTAGTACTCTGGGTGACCTCGTAGATCTGTAGATCTCTATGGCAATAAAGTTCTCTTATCAATGACGGATAAATTAAAAAGGTTAAAGGTCTCACCTCTAATATACAATATACTTGTTGATGGGATGGGAGGAGCAGATTCATAGGTCATAAACTAATTGCCTTGCTATTTTACGAGCTCTACCATCTATCCCAGAAGCTAGATCGTAACTTCAATTTAACGCATGGGGTCTTGTCAACCAAATAAAActtattttttcttgttaAATATAAACCCAAATTTTAATCTAAATATTTCTCTGttgattggatttgataaaaaaatttcaccTTCTAATcacttcttttgtttaatcTTCTTTCTTTACAAACGTATTCCATCCTCCTCCGTTGGTAGAATAATAATCGGATTGGttccaattgaaatattacaaattcaaatctcAAACAACTTTTCGTCCTTACAATAACTACTACATTTCCAGAGGATAAATAAATGAGAGTTACAAcctcctcctcctcatACTTGCCGCAACAGGAGTTTAGCGAAACTAATATCTACCAATATGATGAGGTGCCAGAAAATAAATCATGGGCTTCTTCCTTGCCTGTAGCAAAGGGTCTCTACAACCCCGAGTATGAGAAAGACGCTTGTGGTGTTGGTTTCACATGTCACTTGAAGGGATCACCATCTCATAAGATTGTATCGGATGCTAAAAACTTGTTATGTAATATGACCCATAGAGGGGGTGAATTGAATCCCAaagatggtgatggtgcTGGTTTGTTGAGTTCAATTCCTCACAAGTTTTTAAAACGCGAGTTTCAGTATCACTGTAACGTCAGATTACCAAGAAAAGGTCAATATGGTGTTGGTAACTTGTTTTTCAAGAAGGATGACGCTGTTTTTGACAAGTCTAAGaacacatttgaaaatattgctgattctttgaatttaaagGTGTTGGGATGGAGAAAAGTACCTCATGATTCTTCTATTTTGGGCCCCGCTTCGTTATCAAGAGAACCATACATTTTACAACCGGCAGTTGTAATGAAAGagattttggatttggatgttgatgaagaagaattcGCAGCAAAATATCAACaggattttgaaaaaaggtTATTTATTTTGAGAAAACAATCATCTCATACTATTGGATTACACAATTGGTTCTACATTTGCTCGCTTTCTTCGAAGACTATAGTATACAAAGGCCAATTAGCTCCAAACCAAGTCTATGCTTATTATCATGACTTGGTCAATGCTGAATATGAGTCCCATTTTGCTTTGGTCCATTCAAGATTCTCAACAAACACTTTCCCTTCTTGGGATAGAGCTCAACCTTTGAGATTAGCAGCACATAATGGTGAGATCAACACTTTAAGAGGTaacaagaattggatgagAGCTAAAGAAGGTGTTATGAAATCCAAATTGTTCGGTGAAGAAATGGACAAGTTGTTCCCAattattgaagaaggtgGATCTGATTCAGCTGCTTTTGATAACgttttggaattgttggTTGTCAATGGTGTTGTATCCTTACCAGAAGCCGtcatgatgatgattcCAGAAGCTTGGCAAAATGATGAGTATATTGACCCAAAAAAGAAGGCGTTTTATGAATGGGCTGCTTGTTTGATGGAACCATGGGATGGCCCTGCTTTGTTCACATTTGCCGATGATAGATACTGTGGAGCCAACTTGGATCGTAATGGTTTGAGACCATGTAGATATTATGTTACCGATGACGACAGAATGATTTGTGCTTCAGAAGTTGGTGTTATTAGTATTGAACCAGAAAAGGTTTTACAAAAAGGCAGATTACAACCAGGAAgaatgttgttggttgaCACCAAGGAGGGTCGAATTGTCGATGACAGagagttgaaaaacaatgtCGCTTCcagatttgatttcaagaGTTGGGTATTAGCCAACATGATCTCATTGAAGGACTTAACggaaaagtttgaatcaagaaatattaatttgaatacaaaGCCAATCGATACCGAATTGACCATTCAAACTGATCCAAGGTTGGTGGCATCTGGCTACTCTCACGAGCAAgtgttgtttgttttaGCACCAATGGCTGAGGGTAATGAAGCATTGGGTTCCATGGGTAACGATAACGCTTTAGCTTGTATTTCCGAACAACCCAAGTTGTTGTATGAATATTTCCGTCAATTGTTTGCTCAAGTCACTAATCCACCAATTGATCCTATTAGGGAAAAGATTGTTATGTCCTTGGAGTGCTATGTCGGACCACAAGGTAACCTTTTGGAAATGAAGCCAGACCAATTGAAtagattgttgttgaaatcaccaattttgaCCAACGGGGAATTATTGGctcttcaaaatattgaaaaagtctATCCCACCTGGTCAGTGGCTACCATTGACATCACCTTTGAAAAGTCTGAAGGCATACAAGGCTAcatcaacaccattgaCAGAATTTGCCAAGCTGCTTCAAAAGCTATTGCTGATGACAACCAAATCATTATCTTGAGTGATGTTGCCACTGGTGCTGATAGATTGCCTATCTCTGCGTTGATTGCAGTTGGAGCAGTACACCACCATTTGGTTAGACAAAAGCAACGTTCCAAGGTTGCATTGATTATCGAAACTCAAGAAGCTAAAGAGGTGCACCATGCATGTTGTTTGGTTGGTTATGGTGCCGATGGTATTAATCCATACTTGGCCATGGAAACTTTGGTAAGAATGAAAAGACAGggtcttttgaaaaatgattCATTGACTGAGGAAAAAGTCATTGACAACTATAAAAAGTCAATTGATGCTGGTATTTTGAAAGTGATGTCAAAAATGGGTATCTCAACATTGGCTTCTTACAAGGGTGCACAAATTTTTGAAGCTCTTGGTGTTGACAACTCAGTTATTGATAGATGCTTTGCCGGTACCGCTTCCAGAATCAAGGGTGTCACATTTGAATACATTGCTCAAGATGCATTCACCTTGCATGAAAGGGGATACCCAACCAGAGACACAATCAAGCCAATTGGTTTACCAGAAACTGGGGAATATCATTGGAGAGATGGTGGAGATGCTCATATCAACGATCCCGCTGCAATTGCATCATTACAGGATGCTGTTCGTAACAAAAATGAGAGAGCTTTCGATGCATATTGTAAAAAGGAAAATGAAGCAGTGAGAAATTGTACATTGCGTGGTTTATTAGACTTTGACTTTGAATCTTCGACTTCGGTTCCGattgatcaagttgaaCCATGGACTGAGATT is from Candida orthopsilosis Co 90-125, chromosome 1 draft sequence and encodes:
- a CDS encoding Ubp12 protein (S. cerevisiae homolog UBP12 localizes to cytoplasm, nucleus), which gives rise to MPDEEHQEITSYNTIQEKEEESLSSSTSSIKSTPLESPVDVNVVSNGETNADNGEELQKDLESRRQLIKTLLADQEWQEGDDCYVIPKPFIDSFFNTSATSIDDLRNKIGPIDFHTILDNSGYLFSAENEPVPTLGVSQNIFQHFSHWFGVLGQPVERSFIINPVTGVVEIERWPLECFVHYIGKKTHQPTYFRNGYSRHSNHHDVENERPAFLSVSRGKTFLYLLELIKDHILKAPRRSIDDFRLWFVTDPKQDELPFLITATNFAYKISSKNVVPPTIFNRTLMSEGVNGGFYHLVIEYKEKSNLQFPIDAFVQSHVNTEDNKEKAGGHMGLSNLGNTCYMNSALQCLLHVPEINQYFFHNIYQKELNVDNPLGYNGDVANAFGSLLKQAFDPAKTSSSMSPRDFKYTIGRYSSMFSGYLQQDSQELLSWLLDALHEDLNRIQKKPYCEKPELKDDEVDDKEAIARLSETCWNQHKQRNDSVITDLFTGLYESILVCPDCGKTSITFDPFNDLTLPLPINKKWYHTFTIVDFSGKLPNRIMKLEVELKTTSNYDDLVNYLSNFLSVATGDLFLYEVFQHGIYADFQKNRIKNKFLPITEIIKDGDDVVVYIIPHDSEIDVIIPVFNVVENEDTSYRMENYFGVPLFITLTKDQLNSFGCIRQKLLEAASILTYVDVVGEYEKIKQSNENYTEKKFYNKSDFTLIAEDDGKAENEYDSDVSLANPYVDADFGFKIKYIYDSEIPSSQKSRFSFNSNSYASATTIHVPLHKPAISSYKLLSGELPQLKRQYYHSQQCNDKPMDEVLIEDGNLVEEEEDDDEKHAVDDYLVSRSNTPQVIPLGRDEWSDSNDAVVSIDEQIQSGGKSESDASNTLEQDLRPTLPPRNQQYSQLILSDTESEGMLGSGSFMPPQASSVCPDSTKPSNINSPLETNFDEEVHTTLVSRNSVLLCDWDKEVYLKLFGDSSLTSWESIPELKNQQLAENKARFERQRKSKVTLADCLKSFSTPEVLGEHDLWYCPSCNDHKRATKSIQIWSTGDILTIHLKRFHSARAFSDKIDIVVDFPIEGLDIAPYVANPTLQEKDCIYDLIAVDNHYGGLGGGHYTASVKNFKDDKWYYFNDSRVTEINNPEELVSSAAYLLFYRRKRPANEPLGGDGLRDILRKGEEEYKSKAIEKQEALTNLSGSINKYHSALRFNQSQDGEVDYESELSNVEVVDEKSSSDEDEVSKRVRRQRVLSKDGDDSACPLRHSNSKRQKMNSSAPEDADISSQSSDSNGDAAQEEVKVEESKINN
- a CDS encoding Rps23a ribosomal protein, with product MGKGKPRGLNSARKLRVHRRNNRWADQAYKARLLGTAFKSSPFGGSSHAKGIVLEKIGVESKQPNSAIRKCVRVQLIKNGKRVTAFVPNDGCLNFVDENDEVLLAGFGRRGKAKGDIPGVRFKVVKVSGVSLLALWKEKKEKPRS
- a CDS encoding Spn1 protein (S. cerevisiae homolog SPN1 has RNA polymerase II transcription elongation factor activity, role in RNA elongation from RNA polymerase II promoter and localizes transcription elongation factor complex), which translates into the protein MDLNEQMEQIAAEAVNIAQQRDDEREIHAGESEPKEVSQETLQETPTTEEALEEDKVINSIKVKKIPHSDDRFNTHKKVIRRVEPQVDIDTTSNEQPPPNDDFNPQQRKRLELEEKMTAAIKVKSNRRRKADEDDIERMQDDKIEHLKEQMINAANLDVEKNSQGQIATEKLKLLEDVLNILSRADLAESILDNNLLEAVRLWLEPLPDASMPAYQIQKELINSLETLPIKTDHLVASGIGKVLVFYQRSKRTEPSLKKVVDRLIGDWTRPILNKSDSYKDRSIQFGEYNKARYSNKLSSGNKQTAPKTLYEQNAERRKRAAIPTARTAAYKIAPKVDPNLLMRQAGRGHDERFRKLNQKLTTMGTKRKATKKGGPSIEGRDLSI